In the Emys orbicularis isolate rEmyOrb1 chromosome 3, rEmyOrb1.hap1, whole genome shotgun sequence genome, one interval contains:
- the FERMT1 gene encoding fermitin family homolog 1: protein MTSSKEYGSNSWELIVTVDHQYEEEQKEFTLRVSGDLHIGGVMLKLVEQINLSRDWSDYALWWEQKKCWLLKTHWTLDKCGVQADAKLLFTTQHKMLRLCLPNMKTVRLKVSFSSVVFKAVGDICKTLNIRRSEELSLLKQSEDTLKKKKKKDKNNKEPIIEDILNLYNSPVISGSPASPGLYSKTMIPIYDPVNGTPVSSTITWFSDSPLTAPNCSILAFSHPNCSPETLAEMYQPRTLADKAKLNAGWLDSSRSLMEQSVQEDDQLLLRFKYYTFFDLNPKYDAVRINQLYEQARWAILLEEIDCTEEEMLIFAALQYHLSKLSLSSEAQDFTNESEVDEVEAALSNLEVTLEGGKMDNILEDITDIPKLADNLRLFRPKKLTLKAFKQYWFVFKDTSVSYFKNKEAGHGEPIEKLNLKGCEVVPDVNVAGRKFGIKLLIPVADGMNEVYLRCDNENQYACWMAACVLAAKGKTMADSSYRPEVHKILSFLKMKNRSTSPQAVSDPESMDMKPERFVSPRYAKKYKSKQLAARILEAHQNVAQMPLVEAKLRFIQAWQSLPEFGLTYYIVRFKGSKKDDLLGISYNRLIRIDAATGDPITTWRFSSMKQWNVNWEIRQVAIEFDQNVSIAFTCLSADCKIVHEYIGGYIFLSTRSKDQNETLDEDLFHKLTGGQE from the exons ATGACTTCCTCAAAAGAATATGGATCCAATTCTTGGGAGCTCATTGTCACAGTCGATCATCAGTATGAAGAAGAGCAAAAGGAATTTACGCTTCGGGTCTCGGGAGATCTACATATTGGTGGAGTGATGCTCAAATTAGTAGAACAAATCA ACTTATCCCGGGATTGGTCAGACTACGCTCTTTGGTGGGAGCAGAAGAAGTGCTGGCTTCTGAAGACCCACTGGACGCTGGATaagtgtggggtgcaggcagatGCCAAGCTGCTCTTTACCACGCAGCACAAGATGCTGCGCCTCTGCTTGCCGAACATGAAAACCGTGCGGCTGAAGGTCAGCTTCTCTTCGGTGGTGTTCAAGGCTGTCGGTGACATCTGCAAAACCCTCA ATATTAGACGGTCGGAAGAACTCTCTCTGTTGAAACAGTCGGAAGAtactttgaaaaagaaaaagaaaaaagacaagaataACAAAGAACCCATCATAGAAGACATTTTAAACCTGTACAACTCTCCAGTGATTTCAGGATCACCAG CAAGTCCTGGTTTATACAGTAAAACTATGATTCCCATTTATGATCCTGTCAATGGAACACCAGTCTCTTCTACTATTACTTGGTTCAGTGACAGCCCTCTGACCGCACCGAACTGCAGCATCCTCGCCTTCAGCCATCCCAACTGTTCTCCGGAAACACTGGCTGAAATGTATCAGCCTCGGACCTTAGCTGACAAAGCCAAACTTAATGCAGG cTGGCTGGATTCATCACGATCGCTTATGGAACAAAGCGTCCAGGAGGACGATCAGCTTCTCTTACGCTTTAAGTACTACACTTTCTTTGATCTGAATCCAAAG TATGATGCGGTGCGAATAAACCAGCTATATGAACAAGCCCGGTGGGCCATCCTATTAGAAGAAATCGATTGCACAGAGGAAGAAATGTTGATCTTCGCTGCATTACAG TATCACTTAAGCAAGTTATCGTTATCATCAGAGGCACAAGACTTCACAAATGAATCTGAAGTAGATGAAGTGGAAGCTGCGCTTTCCAATCTGGAAGTAACGCTGGAAGGTGGAAAAATGGATAACATTTTG GAGGACATTACAGACATACCGAAACTTGCAGATAATCTCAGGCTCTTTAG GCCCAAGAAGCTAACACTAAAAGCCTTCAAGCAGTATTGGTTTGTCTTTAAAGACACTTCAgtatcttattttaaaaacaaggaagCTGGGCACGGAGAACCCATTGAGAAGCTAAACCTAAAAG GATGTGAAGTTGTACCAGATGTAAATGTAGCCGGGAGAAAATTTGGAATTAAATTACTAATTCCTGTTGCTGATGGCATGAATGAAGTGTATTTGAGATGTGATAAT GAGAATCAATATGCGTGCTGGATGGCTGCTTGTGTCTTAGCTGCCAAAGGCAAAACAATGGCAGACAGCTCTTACCGGCCCGAGGTGCATAAAATCCTTTCATTCCTGAAGATGAAGAATCGGAGCACGTCTCCGCAGGCGGTCTCCGATCCAGAGAGCATGGACATGAAACCGGAACGCTTTGTCTCACCACGATATGCCAAAAAATACAAGTCCAAACAG TTGGCTGCCCGCATTCTGGAAGCCCATCAAAACGTGGCACAGATGCCGCTAGTGGAAGCCAAGTTGCGCTTTATCCAGGCGTGGCAGTCCCTCCCTGAGTTCGGTTTAACATACTACATTGTAAG gtttaaAGGAAGCAAGAAAGATGATCTGCTGGGAATTTCCTATAACAGGCTGATTAGGATCGATGCAGCCACTGGGGATCCTATCACAACATGGAGATTCTCCAGTATGAAGCAGTGGAATGTGAACTGGGAAATACGTCAG GTTGCAATTGAGTTTGATCAGAATGTGTCCATTGCTTTCACGTGCCTGAGTGCAGATTGCAAGATTGTCCATGAATACATTGGAGGTTACATCTTCCTGTCAACTCGTTCCAAAGACCAAAATGAAACACTGGATGAAGATCTGTTCCACAAATTAACTGGAGGACAGGAATGA